The genomic DNA GCAACAgcagtgaggagaggagacaaggaggcagagaggaggaggcaaggagacagacagcaaaacaagacaagagagcagcagcagcagtgaggagaggagacaaggaggcagagaggcagaggcaaggagacagagaggaggaggtaaGGAGACAGGGGCAAAGATGAGGATACAAAGAGAAGGAGGCAAGGAGACAGAGAGTAGGAGATGGAAAGAAGGAGGCAAGCATACAATGAGGAAGAGGCGAGGaaatggagaggaagagacaatgagacagagaggaggtgaggaaaggaaacggagggaagagaggaggaaacagaaagaaaaaagcagttGGATCAAAGTTAGTCGACAGAGTTAAAGTTTACActctgtgagtttgtgttatTATTCACTTCTGTTCTTCCACATGATAAAATCCTGTCAATCCAGTCAGATTAAGGATTATGGAGCAGCAGAAACTCACTCAGTCTGTGCTCGTGAACAGGAGACAAATATTCAGAGTCTCCgttcagctgctgcttcctctgctcACTCTTTTTACTCAGTTTCCCAGGAAGAGTCTGGTATTTGTTCAACTCCAGGTGACAATTCtgcaacaaacaaagaaaaacttcattaaaaacaatcagattaagatttaaaggagcagtgtgtaacatttagcaataagtatgtttgtgtaaatgtgtaaatgtcttTTTAGTGTCAGTCTTTTGCTCAGAGtctgtgcgcgcgtgtgtgtgtgtgtgtgtgtgtgtgctgcgatgtgtgtgtgtgtgcgtgtgtgtgtgcgcgtgtgtgtgtgtgtgtctgtgtacagcAGTGGGTTAGCTGGAGGTCAGCTGATGTGAGGTCATGCAGCAGTTCAGTACCTCTGGCCCTACATCTGATTCACTGTCAGCAGCCTGGATCTCTACAGtctgtagcacacacacacacacacacacacgcacagagcaGATAGACACACATGCAAACGCACACAGAGTTAGCACGTTAGCGAGCACAAAAGCAGATTAAAAGaacaataattgttattttagaAAGAAAGGTATTAGTGCAGATTATTAAACAGATTAATAAGCAGTTTAATGTCAAATTGAatttctttagtttttacaGTCAAGTACGAGGCGTGCAGCGTTTCATAACCCtaaaacagaagaacaaaccttttttaaagATCCACTCTGTAACTCCTCAAGACTGCTGGACAGTAGCCTGCGCTGATGCCTgaggacaaaaaacacactcattaaacatgaaaagacatcacagtgtctcacacacacacacacacacacagtgacaccgTGGACTCACCACGACCCGTTAAAGAAGCTCATATCTGTCATGGACGCCAGAGACACGTCCATGGAGTTTTGGCTGctgcaacaaaaaacagataaaaatttaaattttcaaaCAATTCAAATGCAATTCAAAGATTAATTtgcaaacaacaaagaaaagtgatgtttactgctttataaacacaaatacaaggAAAGTTAATAAATTCAAACAAACTTCAAGtttaacagagaaaataatgaaataaaataaaatacttaaaaaaatgtaaatagaaatGATAAAATTATAAACCACAacataaaaaccaaaacatttgaaacaaaattaaaacaattctgagacataattctgactttaatcttatttttgaaattgtgagaattgtgagagaaaaaaatctgagattagagtcagaattctgagaagaaATATTCTAAGATTAAAGTGAGTGAAAAACTAATTCTGATTAAAGTAAatcattctgagattagaaaaaaaatcattctgaGATCTTACacaaatcagaattctgagaaaaataaaaattcatgctgtttatttgcttttttaaaaaaaatatatatatatgtatatatattttgtttccaaatgtttttttttttgtacatgtggccctaatcctaatcctaatcctctTCTGCACAGACTAAATGACTAAAGactgatagtgtgtgtgtgttaccttatGTCTACATCCCTCTGATAAggagaagaagacaacaagaGTGGAGGTCCTCGAGAAAACTtctacacagagacaaaacaaaaacaactgtctgTGTCTACTTGTATTTTAACTTAACTtgcaactttaaagggctttttcagggttaaggggctagggagtgtgtgtgtgtgtgtgtgtgtgtgtgtgtgtgtgtgtgtgtgtgagtgtgagtgtgtgtgtgtgtgacctctgagCGTGGCAGAATATCAGAATGTGCTTTGTGTGCGACGGCTCTGAGTTTCAAACTGCTGCTCAGCTCCTCCTCACTGCTTCCTGCAAgattacagtttttaaaaaagaattggGATTATGAGATTTCATACTTGACTTCACTGCGAAAAAAACCCTTTGCCACCTTAAAACTACCTTCATTTAAAACTACAACAATTGTAATAAGCGacttattcatttgtttgagtgttttttacatcattttgtgttttttcagcttcttaaacgtgaatattttctggtgtctttgctccgtataacaaaatGTAATTAAGACTGAATAATCTTAGGtttatggactaaacaagacatttgaaaaatatcattatttcagAGTTTGGAACCaataatcaatatattttttaacattttgttaaaaaacgacttagttgcagccctaaaaatAACTTCTAATACCTTGAAATATTACttaaagtgtgtttaaaaaataaaataaaaacaagttctttgactttattttgaggatgttgtgatgttttatggaccaaacaacaaaccGATCGATCGAGAcaataactgacagattaatTTATAATGATTTACCTTAATTCTAGTACATACCCTGTGTGAGAGCCATGACCTCGCTCAGCTGCCTGTACTGACCGAGCAGGATGGTCAACTGCTCGATACGACGGTCCTGTCAATcagcaaatcaatcaatcaatcaatcaattaaataaaaattaaaaagtataCATGTAAAGTATGTGAATGAAGAAACAAACCAGCTCTGACCCTGGACATTAAAAGTTCTATTTACAGGAAAACTTTTCAGCGATGTAATGTTTaggctaacttcctgtctgttggcTAAAAGTTAGCGAAACATCTGACATCAGcttcagctttttttccccacacacgTTTCCTGTAATTTAAgtaattaaatgtgaattacAAAATTTGTATTACAGCGAATGAGTGTGGGAAAACTAAATCAGTGATGTAAACTTCCTGTGTGTTGCTGGCATTAGCTAAAGGTTAGCCACCTCTGATAGcgccttttgtttgtttttccctgtaatttaaatatttgaatgtgaatgaattacacatttttttattacagcttTTGGCTACAATTTtagctaacttcctgtctgtatTTGGTCACTCACTACTGCTGGCTATCGCTGAGTCATGCTAACACACAGTCTGTTAGCATTCCGGCCCTCGCAGCCACATAGATGAAGCCGATTATTAGCACAGGAAAAATACCAGAGAAAGAGCACATTTCTATCtatttaagaaaatattaagtcttttgttaagtgttttttctgttttctgtgcgGAAATAGATCGTCAAACTAGTCTGCGAGAGTTTTGAGATTTTTTAGGCAGTTtattaagacatttttgtttcaccaACATTgtaacacattaaaaaagtcactaaatatCTCAAAATCTATTTGTGTTTTTCGTGTTTTGGTAAAGTGTAAGGGTTTTTTGTCCTGaaatatcatttacaaaactatGTTTATTATAAAGAACAACTTGTACAAATTTACAACATCAAAAATCTGTAATTTCACCAAAGAACGATGAGAAACACTAGCAAAACAAAGGCTATTAACATCATTCCCATTGCTGTAATGTGGGGTTTTCTTTATAGCTCACT from Solea senegalensis isolate Sse05_10M unplaced genomic scaffold, IFAPA_SoseM_1 scf7180000016383, whole genome shotgun sequence includes the following:
- the LOC122763056 gene encoding liprin-beta-2-like isoform X1, coding for MTQLSSLKLTVEHTQLEKQQWEERWRGAQTEISDLQQLVASKDAEIECLQTQLLARDGSANNNAQREEVYIKQLINKYQEYQRLKAGMESLLASNDEKDRRIEQLTILLGQYRQLSEVMALTQGSSEEELSSSLKLRAVAHKAHSDILPRSEKFSRGPPLLLSSSPYQRDVDISSQNSMDVSLASMTDMSFFNGSWHQRRLLSSSLEELQSGSLKKTVEIQAADSESDVGPENCHLELNKYQTLPGKLSKKSEQRKQQLNGDSEYLSPVHEHRLSEFLLLHNP
- the LOC122763056 gene encoding liprin-beta-2-like isoform X2, with product MTQLSSLKLTVEHTQLEKQQWEERWRGAQTEISDLQQLVASKDAEIECLQTQLLARDGSANNNAQRDQEYQRLKAGMESLLASNDEKDRRIEQLTILLGQYRQLSEVMALTQGSSEEELSSSLKLRAVAHKAHSDILPRSEKFSRGPPLLLSSSPYQRDVDISSQNSMDVSLASMTDMSFFNGSWHQRRLLSSSLEELQSGSLKKTVEIQAADSESDVGPENCHLELNKYQTLPGKLSKKSEQRKQQLNGDSEYLSPVHEHRLSEFLLLHNP
- the LOC122763056 gene encoding liprin-beta-2-like isoform X3; translation: MTQLSSLKLTVEHTQLEKQQWEERWRGAQTEISDLQQLVASKDAEIECLQTQLLARDGSANNNAQREEVYIKQLINKYQEYQRLKAGMESLLASNDEKDRRIEQLTILLGQYRQLSEVMALTQGSSEEELSSSLKLRAVAHKAHSDILPRSEKFSRGPPLLLSSSPYQRDVDISSQNSMDVSLASMTDMSFFNGSWHQRRLLSSSLEELQSGSLKKNCHLELNKYQTLPGKLSKKSEQRKQQLNGDSEYLSPVHEHRLSEFLLLHNP